The Caldalkalibacillus thermarum genome includes the window GGTTGGAAATCGCTTCGTACATGTACCAGCCCATGCCTGGAAAACTGAAGATGGTTTCGGTCAAAATGGCGCCGCCTAATAATGTTCCCGTTTGCAAGCCCACCACCGTTAAAACTGGAATCATGGCGTTTTTCAAAGCGTGGCCATAAATGATAAAAAATTGATGAACTCCTTTGGCCCGGGAAGTGCGGATATAATCCGAGCGCAGCACTTCCAGCATGCTGGAGCGGGTCATGCGGGCAATAATGGCCATGGGAATGGTGCCCAGCGCTACCCCGGGAAGGATTAAATGTTTAATGGTTGTCCAAAATTGATCCAGCCGTCCGCTTAATAAACTGTCGATCAGGTACAGGTGAGTGACCGTTTCTACCGGATCCCTGGGATTTTGGCGCCCGAAGGCGGGTAACCACTGTAATTCCTGGGCAAAAATCCACTGCTGCATCAAAGCCAGCCAAAACACCGGCATAGAAACGCCGATTAAGGCAATCAGCATGCTGGTATAATCAAACCAGGAATTTTGTTTCCAGGCACTAATAATGCCAGCATTAACACCAACAATGATGGCAAAGGCCATAGCGAAAAAGGTCAACTCAATGGTCGCCGCCAGAAAAGGAACAATTTCCTCGGCAATAGGCGTCCGTGTCCTGAGCGACGTGCCCAAATCACCTGATAACAAACCTTTGACATAGAGGCCATACTGCACCCAATACGGCTCATTCAATCCCAGCCGTTCCTCAAGTTCAGCAATCGCTTCCGGGGTGGCTTGTTCACCCAGAATCGTTTGAGCCGGATTGCCTGGGATAAGGTGCACAATGGAAAACGTAATGAGTGACATCCCAATCAAAACCGGAATGAGCATCAGCAGACGTCGTATGATGTAAGCGAGCATGATTCCACCTCTTCTGCCAGCAATTCTGGAAATATTGAGAAGAAAAAAAAGGGCAGTATGGAGGCCGTACTACCCTCAGGGCTTTTTCATCCCTTATTCAAGCTCCACGTACATGAGAGATTCACTTGTTGAGGGATGCGGAACGTAATTTTTGACGTGGCTGCGTCCAGCAAGCACAGGTGTGTTATGCACCAGGGGAATCCAAGGTGCGTCTTCATGGATAATCTCCTGGGCTTTCCGGTATACGGCCGCCCTTTCATCCGGATCTAAAATGTTTTGGGCTTGAACCAGCAATTCATTAACCTCCGGATTATCATAGAAAGTCCGGTTGCCTCCCGGGATCGCATAGCCACTCAACAAGTTATACAGGAAATAGTCAGGATCCCCATTCACCCCGGACCAGCCCAGCATAAACACGTCCTGCTTCCCTTCCTGTGTTTCTTCCAGGTAGGTCGCCCATTCCTTGGTGACAATGTTGGCCGTCAATCCTACTTTACGGAAATCTTCCTGCAAAGCTTCCGCTGCTTTTTCAGGATCAGGCATATACGGACGGGCCACAGGCATGGTCCACAGGTCAAATTCAAAGCCGTCAGGATAACCGGCCTCGGCCAGGAGCTGTTTGGCCAGCTCCGGATTATACTCATATTCCTCTATGCCGTCATGATAGCCAAGGTATCCAGGCGGCACAGGGTTTTTGGCCGGAATGGCCAGATTGTTGTATAGACCGGCAATCAGCGCCTCTTTGTTCACGGCATGATTAAGCGCCCGGCGCACCTTGGGATTATCAAAAGGCGGTTTTTGCACATTAAAACCTAAATAGCCCACATTATTGGGTGCCCGCTCAAACAATTGCAAATTGGGATCCGACTCCACTACAGGGACGTCATCGGGATTTAAACCGTCCATGATGTCAATTTCCCCGGCACGCAACGCGGTAAAGCGGGCTGAATTGTCCGGGATCACCTTAAAAATGATGCGATCCAGTTTAGGCAGTCCTTCTTGCCAGTAGTCCGGATTCTTCTCCAATATGATCGTGTCATTTTTGCGCCACTCTTTAAACACAAAGGGACCGGTTCCCACAGGATTCTCCGTAATTTGTGGACCGTATTCTTCAAAGCTGGCCGGGGAGGCGATCGCGAAGTAGTTAGCCCCCAGATTTTGGATAAAGGCTGCCATGGGTCGCTTTAATTTAAACTCAACAGTATAATCATCATGTTTGACAATTTCTTCGATCACATGGCCCTCATCCCCTTTAAACCCGCCGAATAAGGAGCCGTAAACCGAGTAGTCGAATCCTTCTTCAGCAAAGTGGTAAGGATGATCAGGATCAGACCAACGTTCAAAGTTAAAAATGACCGCATCGGCGTTAAAATCCGTCCCATCGTGGAAC containing:
- a CDS encoding ABC transporter permease → MLAYIIRRLLMLIPVLIGMSLITFSIVHLIPGNPAQTILGEQATPEAIAELEERLGLNEPYWVQYGLYVKGLLSGDLGTSLRTRTPIAEEIVPFLAATIELTFFAMAFAIIVGVNAGIISAWKQNSWFDYTSMLIALIGVSMPVFWLALMQQWIFAQELQWLPAFGRQNPRDPVETVTHLYLIDSLLSGRLDQFWTTIKHLILPGVALGTIPMAIIARMTRSSMLEVLRSDYIRTSRAKGVHQFFIIYGHALKNAMIPVLTVVGLQTGTLLGGAILTETIFSFPGMGWYMYEAISNRDYPVIQSGILVIALIFVLINLMVDLLYAWLDPRINFR
- a CDS encoding ABC transporter substrate-binding protein translates to MPRKFFNFVVLLLSLALVLAACGGQDTSAPADPGADADEQEETAEEPRGEQTLIFARGGDSVSLDFASVTDGESSRVTKQIFETLVEFEPDSFEVKPGLAHDWDISEDGLSYTFYLRQGVKFHDGTDFNADAVIFNFERWSDPDHPYHFAEEGFDYSVYGSLFGGFKGDEGHVIEEIVKHDDYTVEFKLKRPMAAFIQNLGANYFAIASPASFEEYGPQITENPVGTGPFVFKEWRKNDTIILEKNPDYWQEGLPKLDRIIFKVIPDNSARFTALRAGEIDIMDGLNPDDVPVVESDPNLQLFERAPNNVGYLGFNVQKPPFDNPKVRRALNHAVNKEALIAGLYNNLAIPAKNPVPPGYLGYHDGIEEYEYNPELAKQLLAEAGYPDGFEFDLWTMPVARPYMPDPEKAAEALQEDFRKVGLTANIVTKEWATYLEETQEGKQDVFMLGWSGVNGDPDYFLYNLLSGYAIPGGNRTFYDNPEVNELLVQAQNILDPDERAAVYRKAQEIIHEDAPWIPLVHNTPVLAGRSHVKNYVPHPSTSESLMYVELE